A genomic segment from Clostridium pasteurianum BC1 encodes:
- a CDS encoding oligosaccharide flippase family protein, translating to MVTSYFTTIILSIIITLSTIIFNKSIGILNIGSFDKKYIYIAMFSIPFLTFNQINIALINGFKKIKILGLANIFSSIITLTISVVLTYFYGLEGAIISIFVTAVITSLVYWYLGRSNDDRIIKGIRGFYDLSLLKILIKYSIIALYTMFISNMYILLIRKIIISKMGMDSAGIFQADWSLINQYLGLVLSSLGVYLIPTLCSLKTKKEMNDVLNSTLKIILLIAMPIMLCIIIFGKIVIILFYSNKFLEAANILPLFVLGDILKCIA from the coding sequence ATAGTTACTTCTTACTTTACAACTATTATTTTATCCATAATCATAACCTTATCTACAATAATATTTAATAAAAGTATAGGTATATTAAATATAGGTTCCTTTGACAAAAAATATATTTACATTGCTATGTTCTCCATACCATTTTTAACTTTTAATCAGATAAATATAGCCCTGATAAATGGATTCAAGAAAATTAAAATACTTGGACTAGCTAATATTTTTTCATCTATAATAACTTTGACAATAAGTGTAGTCTTAACCTATTTCTATGGCTTAGAGGGAGCTATAATATCAATATTTGTAACAGCAGTTATTACAAGTTTAGTTTATTGGTATTTGGGAAGAAGTAATGATGATAGAATTATTAAGGGAATAAGAGGATTTTATGATTTATCTTTATTAAAGATATTGATAAAGTATAGTATTATAGCACTTTATACAATGTTTATAAGTAATATGTACATTTTACTTATAAGAAAAATAATAATAAGTAAAATGGGCATGGATAGTGCTGGAATATTCCAGGCAGACTGGTCTTTAATAAATCAATATTTAGGATTAGTATTGTCATCTTTAGGAGTATATCTCATTCCAACTCTATGTTCATTAAAAACTAAAAAAGAAATGAATGATGTATTAAATTCTACATTAAAAATTATATTATTGATAGCAATGCCTATTATGTTATGTATAATTATCTTTGGGAAAATAGTAATCATACTTTTTTATTCTAATAAGTTTTTAGAAGCAGCAAATATTTTGCCATTGTTTGTCTTAGGTGATATTTTAAAATGTATAGCCTAG
- a CDS encoding UxaA family hydrolase has protein sequence MNFLGYKRPDEKVGIRNHVLVLATCACSSETARVIANQVQGAVHIINQNGCAQVQGDLKITMDILSGLASNPNVYGTILVGLGCENAQPEDMYNLIQSKTNKPLKLVVIQEEGGTTATIKKGVEYARQLVMEASMLKREEYPLSELIVATNCGGSDPTSGLASNPVLGNASDRLVDLGSTSILCETTEFIGAEHILAERAATPEIKEQIYHIIKRYENHLKNAGENLRNGNPSPGNKAGGITTLEEKSLGCIHKGGHKPIMEVTDYGVGPSKKGLVIMDTPGYDIASVTGLVAGGSQMVVFTTGRGTPTGNALAPVLKMTANKITFEKMKENMDFDASPVIAGTKSIEKMGEELLEEIVAVANGKVVKAEAFGFNDIAISRVCNYV, from the coding sequence ATGAATTTTCTAGGATATAAAAGACCAGATGAGAAAGTTGGAATAAGAAATCATGTATTGGTGCTAGCTACCTGCGCCTGTTCAAGTGAAACTGCCAGGGTAATTGCAAATCAGGTACAGGGGGCAGTGCACATTATAAATCAGAATGGATGTGCACAGGTACAGGGAGACTTAAAAATTACCATGGATATATTATCAGGTCTTGCCTCTAATCCCAATGTTTATGGTACTATATTAGTGGGGCTTGGATGTGAAAATGCTCAGCCGGAAGATATGTATAATTTAATACAATCCAAGACCAATAAACCACTTAAGCTGGTGGTTATTCAAGAGGAAGGTGGGACTACTGCTACTATAAAGAAAGGCGTAGAATATGCAAGGCAGCTGGTTATGGAAGCTTCAATGTTAAAGAGAGAGGAATATCCATTATCAGAGCTCATAGTAGCAACTAACTGCGGCGGTTCAGATCCAACTTCAGGACTGGCATCAAATCCGGTACTTGGAAATGCCAGCGACAGACTAGTTGACTTAGGCTCCACTTCAATTCTATGTGAAACTACAGAATTTATAGGTGCAGAGCACATATTAGCAGAAAGAGCAGCCACTCCGGAAATAAAGGAGCAAATTTATCACATAATTAAAAGATATGAAAATCATCTAAAGAATGCTGGAGAAAATCTAAGAAATGGTAATCCATCTCCAGGCAACAAGGCTGGTGGAATAACCACACTGGAAGAAAAATCACTGGGCTGCATACACAAAGGTGGGCACAAACCAATTATGGAAGTTACAGATTACGGTGTAGGCCCAAGTAAAAAAGGATTAGTCATAATGGATACTCCAGGATATGACATAGCATCAGTAACAGGACTGGTAGCTGGGGGTTCCCAAATGGTAGTGTTCACAACGGGGAGAGGGACACCTACAGGAAATGCCTTAGCTCCAGTTTTAAAAATGACAGCAAATAAAATAACTTTCGAAAAGATGAAGGAAAATATGGATTTTGATGCAAGTCCCGTAATTGCAGGAACTAAATCCATTGAAAAAATGGGAGAGGAGCTTCTTGAGGAAATAGTAGCGGTTGCCAATGGAAAGGTTGTAAAGGCTGAAGCTTTTGGCTTCAATGATATTGCCATAAGCAGAGTATGTAACTATGTATAA
- a CDS encoding LCP family protein: MKKKIFVPVTIVLVIIAIIAGSGYLAINSKLSKIKITKISKNPSDLSINTKRFNTANDISKNYTNILLMGSDSRDPETDPGLVDSIMILTLDKAHNKIKITSLMRDMLIDNIQGEGATAGTTQDRINVIYKQGGGQYSIKAINSNFDMDIKDYIKVDFTHFDKIVDAVGGIDMDVSADEVEVANGYIREAAKLEGTTPPLLTQGGMQHLNGIQALGYSRIRYVGRTDFQRTERQRAVLTQVFRKLYSLNIADATAALDTIFPDVETSLSKTDILSDVSYIVTNKIRTIEQFRLPEDKPGYNYTKMINDTYFLGWDKTLNVADLHQFIFEGDLK; this comes from the coding sequence ATGAAAAAGAAAATTTTTGTTCCTGTTACAATAGTACTTGTAATCATTGCTATTATTGCCGGAAGTGGCTATTTAGCTATTAACAGCAAACTATCAAAAATTAAAATTACAAAGATATCAAAAAATCCTTCAGATCTTAGTATAAATACGAAAAGATTTAATACTGCTAATGATATTAGTAAAAATTATACTAATATCTTGCTTATGGGTTCAGACAGTCGTGATCCTGAGACTGATCCAGGTCTTGTAGATTCTATAATGATTCTAACGTTGGATAAGGCTCACAACAAGATAAAAATCACATCTCTTATGAGGGACATGCTTATTGATAACATTCAAGGTGAAGGAGCTACTGCAGGTACAACTCAGGATAGAATAAATGTTATTTATAAGCAAGGCGGCGGTCAATACTCCATAAAAGCCATAAACAGTAATTTTGATATGGATATTAAGGACTACATAAAAGTAGACTTTACCCATTTCGATAAAATTGTGGATGCTGTTGGTGGTATAGACATGGATGTATCTGCCGATGAAGTGGAAGTTGCCAATGGGTATATAAGAGAAGCGGCAAAACTTGAAGGAACAACTCCACCACTCTTGACCCAAGGCGGAATGCAGCATCTAAATGGTATACAAGCTTTAGGCTATTCCAGAATAAGATATGTAGGAAGAACTGATTTCCAGAGAACAGAAAGACAGAGAGCTGTTTTGACTCAGGTGTTCAGAAAACTATATTCATTGAATATTGCTGATGCTACCGCTGCACTTGATACTATTTTCCCTGATGTGGAAACTTCACTATCAAAGACAGATATTCTTTCAGATGTCTCTTATATAGTCACTAATAAAATTAGAACTATTGAACAGTTCAGGCTTCCAGAGGACAAACCTGGCTATAATTACACTAAGATGATTAATGACACCTATTTCTTAGGATGGGACAAGACTCTCAATGTGGCTGATCTTCATCAGTTTATATTTGAGGGTGATTTGAAGTAA
- a CDS encoding fumarylacetoacetate hydrolase family protein — protein MKFVTFLVDNEKKLGMLNRDMTKVVNINNLNLYRTYNDMMDLIKNSSRHDLKLLKKVYDEESCIRENGYSIDNIKICTPIETLESDILCLGLNYREHVEETARSFKDDSIDIPEYPVYFSKRAVSPIGPGDNIDSHGEVTEQLDYEVELAVIIGKDGINIAKEDAEEYIFGYTIMNDVSARDVQQRHVQWYRGKSLDTFTSLGPCIVHKSELKFPVELDLCSKVNGELRQNSNTKNFIFDIPTIIHDISQGMTLRAGDIIATGTPSGVGMGFKPPKFLKKGDVVQCEVENIGVLENKIV, from the coding sequence ATGAAATTTGTAACTTTTTTAGTAGACAATGAAAAGAAACTTGGTATGCTCAATAGAGATATGACAAAAGTGGTAAATATAAATAATTTAAATCTATACAGAACATACAATGACATGATGGATCTTATAAAAAACTCCAGTAGGCATGATTTGAAATTATTAAAGAAAGTATATGATGAGGAAAGCTGTATTAGAGAAAATGGATATTCTATAGATAATATAAAAATATGTACACCTATTGAAACTCTAGAAAGTGATATCCTCTGTCTTGGGCTTAATTACAGGGAACACGTAGAGGAAACTGCCAGAAGTTTTAAAGATGACTCTATAGATATACCAGAATATCCAGTATATTTTTCAAAACGTGCAGTTAGTCCCATAGGACCAGGGGATAATATAGACAGTCATGGAGAGGTGACAGAACAGTTAGATTATGAAGTTGAACTGGCGGTTATAATAGGGAAAGATGGAATAAATATAGCTAAAGAAGATGCTGAGGAATATATATTTGGATATACTATTATGAATGATGTCAGTGCCAGAGATGTGCAGCAAAGGCATGTGCAGTGGTACAGAGGGAAAAGTCTTGACACCTTCACTTCCTTAGGACCCTGTATAGTTCATAAAAGTGAGCTTAAATTTCCTGTGGAATTAGATCTATGCAGTAAAGTAAATGGAGAACTCAGACAGAATTCTAATACTAAAAACTTTATATTTGATATTCCGACTATAATTCACGATATTTCCCAGGGAATGACATTAAGGGCAGGAGATATTATAGCCACAGGCACCCCTTCAGGAGTTGGAATGGGATTTAAACCTCCTAAGTTCTTGAAAAAAGGTGATGTAGTTCAATGTGAAGTGGAGAATATAGGAGTGCTGGAGAATAAAATAGTTTAA
- the galE gene encoding UDP-glucose 4-epimerase GalE — protein MAILVCGGAGYIGSHMVAHLLENNKEVIIADNLQKGHRDSILGGKLYVGDLRDTEFLDKVFSENEIEAVIDFAADSLVGESVENPLKYFNNNVGSTINLLQVMQKHNVKYIVFSSTAATYGEPESVPIQENDKTFPTNPYGESKLAVEKILKWCDKAYGIKYTALRYFNAAGAHVNGKIGEDHRPESHLIPLILQVALNKREKIMIFGDDYNTADGSCVRDYIHVSDLAAAHLLALKRLENGGDSRIYNLGNGKGFSVKEVIDVTRKVTGLDIKAEIAPRRAGDPATLIASSEKAIEELGWNPKYNSLETIIETAWNWHKNHVNGYEK, from the coding sequence ATGGCTATTTTAGTTTGTGGTGGAGCCGGATATATAGGCAGCCATATGGTAGCACATCTATTAGAAAATAACAAAGAGGTTATCATAGCTGATAATCTTCAAAAGGGTCATAGAGATTCTATTTTAGGTGGAAAGCTCTATGTTGGAGATTTGAGAGATACAGAATTTCTTGACAAAGTTTTTTCTGAAAATGAAATTGAAGCAGTTATAGATTTCGCAGCAGACTCCTTGGTAGGAGAAAGCGTTGAAAACCCATTAAAATATTTTAACAACAATGTTGGCTCAACAATCAATCTTTTACAGGTTATGCAAAAACACAATGTAAAATATATTGTATTTTCCTCTACCGCTGCAACTTATGGGGAACCAGAAAGTGTTCCAATACAGGAAAACGATAAGACCTTCCCTACTAATCCATACGGAGAGTCCAAGCTGGCAGTAGAAAAAATATTGAAATGGTGTGATAAAGCTTATGGCATAAAATACACTGCTCTAAGATATTTTAATGCTGCTGGTGCACATGTAAATGGAAAAATAGGAGAGGATCACAGACCGGAAAGTCATCTTATACCATTAATTTTACAGGTAGCTCTTAATAAGAGAGAAAAGATAATGATATTCGGTGATGATTACAATACTGCTGACGGGTCCTGCGTAAGAGATTATATACATGTATCTGACCTGGCTGCAGCTCACCTTCTGGCATTAAAAAGACTTGAAAATGGTGGAGACAGCAGAATCTACAACCTTGGAAACGGAAAGGGGTTCTCTGTTAAAGAGGTAATTGATGTTACTAGAAAAGTTACTGGATTAGATATTAAAGCAGAAATAGCACCTAGACGTGCTGGCGACCCTGCCACTCTTATAGCTTCCTCTGAAAAAGCCATTGAAGAATTAGGTTGGAATCCTAAATATAATTCATTGGAGACAATAATCGAGACAGCCTGGAACTGGCATAAAAATCATGTAAATGGTTATGAAAAATAA
- a CDS encoding 2-keto-3-deoxygluconate permease: MKIMKTIQKVPGGMMVIPLLLAALINTFAPNALKIGSFTTAVFSNTAAATVVGLQLFFIGTGLRIKEAPEAIKRGSVLLISKYIAGAVLGIVIAKLFGTAGILGVSVLAIISSVTGANGSLYLALMGEYGDSKDLAAQSIMNIHDGPFLALLTFGVSGLANIPLMALFAAIVPLIIGCILGNLDVDFRKFFSQGVSITIPFIGFALGAGINFFSIVRAGFSGVILAAMVFIIGGGCAILGDKFINRRPGYAGAAIASAAGNTIATPAAIALVDKTYAPFVASATAQIAAAVVITAIIVPPFVDRMAKKYGSPKLQNSKAEGNVSSSVDSNIETIP, translated from the coding sequence ATGAAAATAATGAAAACCATTCAAAAAGTTCCAGGGGGAATGATGGTTATACCCTTATTATTAGCGGCATTAATCAATACCTTCGCACCTAATGCTTTAAAAATAGGATCTTTTACCACAGCAGTTTTTTCTAACACAGCAGCAGCTACAGTAGTGGGATTGCAGTTATTCTTTATAGGAACAGGATTAAGGATAAAGGAAGCTCCAGAAGCAATTAAAAGAGGATCTGTTTTACTTATATCGAAGTATATTGCAGGGGCAGTTTTAGGAATTGTTATAGCTAAGTTATTTGGAACAGCAGGTATCTTGGGAGTGTCAGTTCTAGCTATTATAAGTTCCGTTACAGGTGCCAATGGAAGCTTATATCTTGCTCTAATGGGAGAGTATGGAGATTCAAAAGACCTTGCAGCTCAAAGTATTATGAATATCCATGATGGACCCTTTTTAGCTCTTCTCACCTTTGGTGTATCAGGTTTAGCCAATATACCTTTAATGGCTCTATTTGCTGCCATTGTTCCATTAATTATAGGATGCATACTAGGAAATTTAGATGTGGATTTCAGAAAATTCTTTTCACAGGGTGTAAGTATAACAATACCCTTCATTGGCTTTGCACTGGGAGCAGGAATAAACTTCTTCAGTATTGTAAGGGCTGGCTTTAGTGGAGTGATTTTAGCAGCAATGGTATTTATCATTGGTGGAGGCTGTGCAATTCTCGGAGATAAATTTATCAATAGAAGACCAGGTTATGCAGGAGCTGCTATAGCAAGTGCAGCAGGAAATACAATCGCAACACCGGCAGCTATTGCTTTAGTTGATAAAACCTATGCGCCTTTTGTTGCATCAGCTACTGCACAAATAGCAGCAGCGGTAGTTATAACAGCTATTATAGTTCCACCTTTTGTTGATAGAATGGCAAAAAAATATGGATCACCTAAGCTCCAAAACAGTAAAGCAGAGGGTAATGTAAGCAGCAGCGTAGACAGCAACATAGAAACTATTCCATAG
- the dapA gene encoding 4-hydroxy-tetrahydrodipicolinate synthase: protein MLKGVITPVITILNEERNLDFKGNEEVINSLISGGVNGLLFLGSIGEFFALTMEEKKKFISFVIKTVNRRVPVLIGTGGTVVEEVIELTNFAYGQGADYAVVISPYYFKLNDESLYNYFSEVAKNTKLPLILYNFPDRTAVNINPKLVLKLAKEFKNIVGIKDTVDNISHTRQLIDTVKSQVKDFAVFSGFDEYFIPNLLSGGNGLIGGLTNIAPGEFAKLYKAYNDKDFNTVEKLQLLVNVLMNIYTVSDFFIPAIKTAKMLSGYNIKPVCKSPASSLSESQVEEIKEILIRGKLIVNESSLL, encoded by the coding sequence ATGTTAAAAGGGGTCATTACACCAGTTATAACAATTCTTAATGAAGAAAGAAATTTAGATTTTAAAGGGAATGAAGAGGTAATCAATAGTTTAATAAGTGGAGGGGTAAACGGTCTTTTGTTCCTGGGAAGTATAGGTGAATTCTTTGCTTTAACAATGGAAGAGAAAAAGAAATTTATAAGTTTTGTTATAAAGACAGTAAATAGAAGAGTACCAGTTCTAATAGGAACAGGAGGCACTGTAGTGGAAGAGGTTATAGAGCTGACTAATTTTGCCTATGGGCAGGGAGCTGATTATGCAGTTGTTATATCGCCTTATTATTTTAAATTAAATGATGAAAGTCTTTATAACTATTTTTCTGAAGTAGCTAAAAATACAAAACTGCCATTAATTCTTTACAATTTCCCTGACAGAACAGCAGTAAATATTAATCCTAAGCTTGTTTTAAAATTGGCAAAGGAATTTAAGAATATTGTAGGCATAAAGGATACAGTAGATAACATTAGTCATACAAGGCAATTAATAGATACAGTAAAATCACAAGTAAAAGATTTTGCGGTATTTTCAGGCTTTGATGAATATTTTATACCTAATTTATTATCCGGTGGAAATGGACTTATTGGAGGATTGACAAATATTGCACCAGGAGAATTTGCAAAGCTCTATAAAGCTTATAATGACAAAGACTTTAACACTGTTGAAAAATTACAACTGCTTGTAAACGTTTTGATGAATATTTACACAGTATCAGATTTCTTTATTCCAGCAATTAAGACAGCAAAAATGTTATCAGGATACAACATAAAACCTGTCTGTAAAAGTCCAGCTTCCAGCTTAAGTGAAAGTCAGGTAGAAGAAATTAAAGAAATTCTCATAAGAGGCAAATTAATAGTCAATGAATCCAGCTTGCTGTAG
- a CDS encoding class D sortase, with protein sequence MSKHSSLNDTSFTNKTSIKRKKGILFGIPIFLFLCGVALISYAGFGLIKEAYFWGSIFTNKPAVKVSYSKFTVSNRQIQYPEIGSDIGTIIIPSISANIPVIQGASDSDLSKGVGHHIDTALPGENGNVVLAGHRDTSLVKLGDVKVGNIITINTYYGTYNYKVSGFRIVNSDDKTVVVPSDKEKLTIYTCYPFNFIGSAPKRYVVSADFVDGSLNKDLKVEGGK encoded by the coding sequence ATGTCAAAGCATAGTTCATTAAATGATACAAGCTTTACTAATAAAACTTCCATCAAAAGAAAGAAAGGAATTCTGTTTGGAATTCCTATCTTTCTTTTCTTATGTGGTGTTGCGTTAATCAGCTATGCTGGTTTTGGATTGATAAAAGAGGCTTATTTTTGGGGAAGTATTTTCACAAATAAACCTGCTGTTAAAGTCAGCTATAGCAAATTTACTGTTAGTAATAGACAAATACAATACCCTGAGATTGGAAGCGATATTGGAACAATAATAATCCCATCCATTTCTGCTAACATACCTGTTATTCAAGGGGCTAGCGATAGTGATTTATCAAAAGGCGTGGGACATCATATAGACACAGCCCTCCCAGGTGAAAATGGCAATGTGGTATTAGCCGGCCACAGAGATACTTCTCTTGTGAAATTAGGTGATGTAAAAGTTGGTAATATAATAACTATTAATACTTATTATGGCACCTATAATTATAAAGTATCCGGATTTAGAATTGTAAATTCAGATGATAAGACTGTAGTAGTTCCTTCTGATAAAGAAAAATTAACAATATATACTTGTTATCCTTTTAATTTTATTGGCAGTGCACCAAAAAGGTACGTTGTATCAGCAGATTTTGTTGATGGCAGTTTAAACAAAGATTTAAAAGTGGAAGGCGGGAAATAA
- a CDS encoding YecA family protein: MNRVSRNDLCPCMSGKKYKNCCLGKDFLEELEKQNLKYYDEEYILSKVKRESQYFNIFYENERQKIKRELLWLKKTIDSGANMSYGTLPFIEGNPYCIAVKNVPILLEESFEAAHELQRIICLEEGFKTVKFKEGVEGNYSSLLCRVINDMIYDPIIDNRLIKYGFNLNDHYKKDDEIQIKTIGIQPIESLSPDHVVFITTLYVKKTLELRNIYPNINDEEVEFNKWINKNYNGLVPFSKTILKFVEEVGYDTPEKIETIFDNMINALKLEEVLAIGII, from the coding sequence GTGAACAGAGTGAGTAGAAATGATCTTTGCCCATGTATGAGTGGTAAAAAGTACAAAAATTGTTGCTTGGGTAAGGATTTTTTAGAAGAATTAGAAAAACAAAATTTAAAATATTATGATGAAGAATATATACTTAGTAAAGTAAAAAGAGAAAGCCAATATTTTAATATATTTTATGAAAATGAAAGACAAAAGATTAAAAGAGAATTACTTTGGCTAAAAAAGACCATCGATTCAGGGGCAAATATGTCCTATGGAACATTGCCATTTATAGAGGGTAATCCATACTGTATTGCAGTAAAAAATGTGCCAATACTATTAGAGGAATCTTTTGAGGCTGCCCATGAACTTCAACGTATAATTTGCCTTGAAGAAGGTTTTAAAACTGTTAAATTTAAAGAAGGTGTAGAGGGTAATTATAGTAGTCTTCTATGTAGAGTTATTAATGATATGATATATGATCCAATAATAGATAACAGGCTAATTAAATATGGATTCAATTTAAATGATCATTACAAAAAGGATGATGAAATTCAAATTAAAACTATAGGAATTCAACCAATTGAAAGCCTTTCACCAGATCATGTAGTATTTATTACCACTCTATATGTGAAAAAGACTTTGGAATTAAGAAATATTTATCCTAATATTAATGATGAAGAAGTAGAATTCAATAAATGGATAAATAAAAATTATAATGGACTTGTACCATTTTCAAAGACTATATTAAAATTCGTGGAAGAAGTGGGATATGATACTCCGGAAAAAATAGAAACCATTTTTGATAATATGATTAATGCATTGAAATTAGAGGAAGTATTAGCTATTGGAATTATTTAA
- a CDS encoding UxaA family hydrolase — MENKINSLLINAKDSVAVAIEELKEGSAASYKDREEIKEVNIIQNIPIYHKFAIINIKDGDLVYKYGQVIGRATQDIKIGQHIHTHNIVSIREAIEG; from the coding sequence ATGGAAAATAAAATCAATTCATTATTAATTAATGCAAAAGATAGTGTTGCAGTGGCAATAGAGGAATTAAAAGAAGGCAGTGCTGCTAGTTATAAGGATAGAGAAGAAATAAAAGAGGTAAATATAATTCAAAACATCCCCATATATCATAAATTCGCCATTATAAATATAAAAGATGGAGACTTAGTTTACAAATACGGACAGGTAATAGGCAGGGCAACGCAGGATATAAAGATAGGTCAGCATATACACACTCACAATATAGTAAGTATTCGTGAAGCAATAGAAGGTTAA